The Flavobacterium johnsoniae genomic sequence TCTACCCTTTCTCCTTTGTCATTTTTGTAATGTTCATTTGTGGCAATCGTTAAATGAGCCAATTTTTTCCCGCTTTCTAAAGTCTTAATTTCTGGGTTATTACCAACATTTCCGATCAATTGCACTCTGTTTTTCATGGCGTATATTATTTTTAGGTTATTATAAATTGAAAATGTTCATCAAATTCAACAGGGCAAAGATGAAAAAGACCAGCAATGATAGTCGGTTGCTAACTATTTACTACCGACTGTAACTATTTGTAAGCGTTTGTAATTGGAATTTGTTTTTTGTATATTTGAGATAAATCTTACTATATGCAGGCAAAAATTAATAAAGTCGAATTAAGAAATTTAGAAATTGAAGACTATAAACAATTAAAAAAATCAATGATTGAATCGTATCCTGAAATGGCCGATTCGTATTGGGGATCTGATGATATTGAAAGACTTCTTTCTATTTTTCCAGAAGGACAATTGGTTATTTTAGTTGATGGAAAAGTTGTCGGTTCTGCATTATCTCTTATCGTTGATGAAAAATTAGTTGAAAAAAGACATAACTACCAACAAATTAGTGGCGATTATACTTTCTCTACGCATAATCCAAATGCCGAAATCTTATACGGAATAGATGTTTTTATTCATCCAAATTATCGCGGTTTGCGTCTAGGACGTCGTTTATACGATGCTAGAAAAGAGCTTTGCGAACAATTGAATTTAAAAGCTATTGTTTTTGCAGGTCGAATTCCGAGTTATAGAGAGCACGCCAAAAAAATGACTCCCAAAAACTATATTGAAAAAGTACGAACCAAAGAATTATACGATCCGGTTCTTTCTTTTCAGTTGAGTAATGATTTTCACGTTTTGAGAGTCATAAAAAATTATTTGGAAGGTGATGAAGAATCAAAAGAATTTGCGGTTTTACTAGAATGGAATAATATTTATTACGAGGATAGTCCGAAACTGATTAATCTTAAAAAAAACATCATTCGTTTAGGATTAATTCAGTGGCAAATGCGTCCGCTGAATAATGTTGAAGCACTTTTCGAACAAGCCGAATTCTTTATCGATGCCGTTTCTGGTTATGGATCCGACTTTGCTTTATTTCCAGAATTGTTCATTGCTCCATTAATGGCAGATTACAATCATTTATCTGAAGCAGAAGCTATTCGCGAATTGGCTCGACACTCAGATCCAATTAGAAAGCGTTTTCAGGAATTTGCCATTTCTTACAACATCAATATTATCACGGGAAGTATGCCTTATTTGGAAGGTGGAAATCTGTACAATGTTGGTTTTTTATGTAAAAGAGATGGAACTTCAGAAATGTATACCAAAATTCATATTACGCCAAACGAAGTAATTCATTGGGGAATGAAAGGCGGATCGCAGTTTAAAACCTTTGATACGGATTGCGGTAAAATTGGTATTTTAATTTGTTATGATGTCGAATTTCCAGAACTTTCAAGACTTTTAGCCGATGAAGGAATGAACATTTTATTTGTTCCGTTTTTAACCGACACACAAAATGGTTATACGCGTGTAAAACATTGTTCGCAGGCGCGCGCCATCGAAAATGAGTGTTATGTAGCCATAGCAGGTTGCGTTGGAAATCTTCCAAAAGTAAATAATATGGATATTCAATATGCACAATCTTCTGTGTTTACTCCATCTGATTTTGCTTTTCCGAGTAACGGAATCAAAGCAGAAGCAACTCCAAATACAGAAATGACCTTGATTGTTGATGTCGATTTGAACTTATTGAAAGAACTTCACGAACATGGTAGTGTT encodes the following:
- a CDS encoding bifunctional GNAT family N-acetyltransferase/carbon-nitrogen hydrolase family protein, which produces MQAKINKVELRNLEIEDYKQLKKSMIESYPEMADSYWGSDDIERLLSIFPEGQLVILVDGKVVGSALSLIVDEKLVEKRHNYQQISGDYTFSTHNPNAEILYGIDVFIHPNYRGLRLGRRLYDARKELCEQLNLKAIVFAGRIPSYREHAKKMTPKNYIEKVRTKELYDPVLSFQLSNDFHVLRVIKNYLEGDEESKEFAVLLEWNNIYYEDSPKLINLKKNIIRLGLIQWQMRPLNNVEALFEQAEFFIDAVSGYGSDFALFPELFIAPLMADYNHLSEAEAIRELARHSDPIRKRFQEFAISYNINIITGSMPYLEGGNLYNVGFLCKRDGTSEMYTKIHITPNEVIHWGMKGGSQFKTFDTDCGKIGILICYDVEFPELSRLLADEGMNILFVPFLTDTQNGYTRVKHCSQARAIENECYVAIAGCVGNLPKVNNMDIQYAQSSVFTPSDFAFPSNGIKAEATPNTEMTLIVDVDLNLLKELHEHGSVKTLKDRRSDLYEIKKLNS